The Elaeis guineensis isolate ETL-2024a chromosome 3, EG11, whole genome shotgun sequence region atcttcatcttcctcctctctttctttttgttcGATAAAGGGAAAGGGAAGCCTTGGTCAGAAGGCATGTGGAGTTATTTATACCGCCGGTACAGTGGATGGAAAATATAGTTTACGTATTGATTTTTGCCATATAGGTagactaaataaaaatttagaataaaattaaaaatcttcaaaagattcaGGATTTTACGcataattaagctcaagagaaAATTATCGCAACTATCCTTGTCTAATGGATGgttaaactctttttcattattttataaaaaatatttaaaaaacacCATAGCACATCCTCGGCGCTATCCCTGCACTAGTCAAATGGAACCTAGCTCGCcattgatccttatgatttgatGCATGTGATTAAGGAgataaaagaaaacaaaataatatttttgtagGGATATATGGATACCTTCATTTCCGGATGAAGGAAAGTGGGGAGAGGTTACACAACCTAGCCGATCCTATTTGAAGTCTATCattaaaaaaacaaagaaaaccaCAGTCATGAAAAATATAGGATATCTAGAGTATGCGATTGCTGGTTTAAATCACGACTATGGACACAAACATATGTACTGGAAAAGCTACTTTCCTTGTCCATATGAAGCAGGCTAGCATGAGACAAATAGTGTTCAAACGAAGCGAAGCCCGCCTTTATATGATGTGCTACATCCAATGACCCCTGTTACCCTATAAACCATCGATACGGTATCTTTTGTTACAAAAGAACGAGGCTTATTTGATGACCGCACTACCACATCAGAATATATGTAGTTGATGAAAGAGGAAttattctccggctcttctttaGTCTATCATCCAATGCAACCCACCACCCAGCGAGAATTCATAAACATGGGAGAATATCTGGCACCATATATTAAAGGCTATATACTTTTGGAACATCTGGAGTGAGTAATTTTGTTTGAaccatttaaaatataaaaatagaaagCTTTAAGGCTGGTGAAGACCAGGTAGGCAATGCAATAAAATGAGCAAGACCTGTTCTTTTATAATATTTGGTCTTCTGTCATAAAGATCTCATCCTGAACCGTTCAATTACTTGTAGAGATTTTGCCTTGAGAAATTTCATCACGAATTAAGAACTGATAGGCAAGTGACTACAAAAGCATATATACAAGTCAGCATTTAACTTTTCTAACAAagaaagggagagtaaagaatgCTCAGCacaatttaccaaaaaaaaaaaaaaaaaggaatgctCAGCACAAAAAAATCATTCCAATGTCATATCTTAGAGCCAGAAAATAAGAACTCTTTTACAACATTGTTTCCTCTTCCAATGTCAATCATATGACATCATTAGTGGTCCACACACCCCACCAAAATcaccacacacaaaaaaaaaaaaaaaagaaagttcaTGACAATTTTTGCATGTTGTTCAAAacctattcaaaaaaatttttctggATTCAATGCTTTAGTGTTAATAAGATGTGCCCAAGGCATGCATAAATTTCATGCTTTTCCTATGCATTCTTCTGTTTAAACAAAAGTACcaaaatatgaatattttaattcattcctctttctttttcttttaattatataatttttttgaaactttCTTAGATTTTTTGTCAAAATGTTTGcaaattattaatcatataagAAATGTGCAATGAACATCCTAGGATATAGAATTCTGAAGAGTTCTAGAAATCTCCTTTAGAATTTACATTATCTTTTCTACTATGCAACATCTAACCTTCTAATGATTTCGTGCATGAGATATGTCCGATCATCCATATTTCTCAGCATTTTTCGTATGTATATCTGTCCTTCACATCTTGAGcaattatatttattttctcaTACAAACGTAATTAAGTTGGTTTGAGCATGCAGTTGTTCATTGTAAGATcaaaagtttatttatttttactaaaaCGTAATAAAAAACATGTGCGTCATACTCTAGTACAGTAGAATTAACAGACAGAATAGTGCTGACATCCCATATTAATTTGGAAATCTGTAGCGTTGGGAATCAAGCTTGTGTAGCTTAACTTGCAAACTTAAAAAGGTTACGGCACTAGTCACAAATAACCAACCTCATGGCATTCTATCCTCAACCAATTCTTGTCTCAACATTCATTTCAACACTTTTTAGCTCCTTTTACCAAAAGAAACAAAACACTTTTTAACTCCAATAGAGAAATTATTGCCCGGACCACCCCCAGATAACCCCACAAGGGTTGTTATTAGATTACGTTGTGACAAAATGTACTACCGGACCAGCTCACCGTCCACCTAATAAAAACAAAGTGGCTCGGTTTGTTTTGTACCTAAAAGCGTGAGCCTGGTGGAAGGGTACCAATGTATCCAGGAGTCCGTATCGAGAATCCAGGCTTGCTGTTTGGGGTCCACTGCTGATCCCATTCACTCTCACGCACAGCTGCAGAAGTTGCACGCTTCTCCGAATTATCTAATGCGCCGACCTAATCATCCCAGTGGCTTCCCTTTCCATGGTTGCTtccaggaaagagagagagacttgcagCATCAATAATATATAACAAACTGGGTGGCTTTTGATACCTTAACCTGTTTCTTGTAGCTCGCTCCTCAgatcgttttttttttttccctttttgaaTCAGAAGAAACGAAAAGAAACTGCCAATACGTTTGAAGAGAAGGATGGAGGACCGCAAAGAGGTCAGAACGATGTTCTTGTTTCTGTGTAATGTTTATTTATTCTTTCCTTTTTGTTGATTTTGGGGCTTTCTGTTGTTTTATTGTCTACTACAAGTTCGAAGATATGAGATGAAGGTTTCGTACTTGTTTAGAGTAAGGAACCAACAGTTCATACAAATCTTTTGATGAGTTTTACGTTCTTCTCTTCTTATCTTTTAGCTTGAGGATACTTTATATGCTCGTTCTAGTAACTAATTCCGAGATTTCTGCTGGCTGATTTATTCCATCTTTGTTTGCAGTAATTTTTCTCGAACTTTTTTTTAGTTTTTGTTTTCTTTGGGCATGCTAACGTACTTCCTCCACATCTCACTCGAATCAATCTAGCAATACTTAAATCTCAAACGTTTCGATTTAGTAATACTGCAAGAGAATTTAATATTGATAGACATGCTTTTTGTTTCCTGGTCTAGCTTTTCCCTTTcttattttatcttattattgTTCGCAGCCATTTTATTTCAAGGGAAAATGCTAACTCCTTTCCCTAACGTCACAAGTTGCTATGCAATAATTTTTCAAcaaggactttttttttttttggatgggtgAAGCAGAGGAAAGGGCGGATGTCGGTGCCGGCGTTCGGGGACTGGGACCAGAAGAACGGGCTGCCGGACTACTCCTTGGACTTCTCCAAGATCCGGGAGACGCGCAAGCAAAACAAGATGGATATCTCCCGTGCCAGCCCTGGCAACAAGGACCACCTCAtcccccaccaccaccaccaccaccagtcCGAGTCCCAGTCGAACCGTTCCCGTGCTCCCACCGTCGATCTCCACCGTCCGCACCAATTCCATCAGGACGATCAGTCTCTCTCCGTGAGCACCTCATCTCATTCTCTCTTCCCCTTGTTATTGCTATAGTTTTCGgtgttttaaaaaaattaaaagagataaaaaaaaaaatttcaaatgataaccGTCAGGTTAGATGGGGTTTATGCTGATGTCCGCCACCGACCATTTGATTGGCCCGCCGTAGTCCTGCTATTTTGGCCTGTTTCTAACCCCGTGAGTGCTTCCGAGAAAGAGAGTGCACGGATTAGGATACGGTGAAACGGAGAATAGAAAGAGAAACGTCCCATGTTTCATTGTTGGTCCAAATACGATTCAAGAATGGATTGAAATGACAATTGAAATAGCTATGTTACTCCTGAGTCAGAATTGAAATCAGAAtccaaattaaaataaaatttaaatattaaaaaaataataattaagttTTAGAGGATCAAGATATTTTTACCCCATGGAATTGGACTCTCCCAATCAGCAGTTATCTAAAGTCCAACTCTCTTTAATCAAACATatcttcataatttattttttcactaaaagaGAGATTGACAAGGATACTTATTATTAATTAACGTAATAATTGTAAGCCAAAATACACTATCTCAGCTATCCGAGAGCTCCGTATGATATCAGTTTGGTGATGCGTAGACTAGTATGCATCATGTCCCGATTCTATCATTTCCTTAGGTTAGAACATGAGGTCTGGATTTTCTAAACTTTTTCCAACTAAACGGCTGTACTTTGACGAGTTTTTAGGTAGAGACAAATATAGGGCTTTCTAGCTGGGGACCTTTTCTACTTCACTAGAGAAAGCAAGAGACTTGGTCCAAGATTCTGGAGGCTTTTAACTACCAGCCATAGCATGTGCTCAATTTTCTTGTGTTTTATGTGCAGGGGAGGAAGAAGTTCATGAGCTACTTCCATTGCTGCATAAAAGCATAAAATGGTGGCTTCCACGACCTTGTAGGAAGAGAGTTTTTCTCTGTGCTGCATATCTGCGGGAGCTTGGGAACATGGCCTCGGCCTCCCCAACTTCAGAGGCTTTTGTGTAACATTGTATGCTAATGGGTGACTACTGGCTTGTCGTACACAGCTGGATTGCCTTGTTTGTTATTTCTTTGGTAAGGCTGCTTTGTTTGTAATTTGGGAGTGCTTATTACTCAAAGAAACGAAGTACTGTGGGTCTCGGAGATTTAATCTACCTTGTCTGACACGCAAAAAGCTCAGTCCAGTTCACATGGGACGTTTTGGAATTTGGACCGGGCACGCGATTCTTTGTCCAAGTAGGCTGATCATACGCCAGAGCTCTTtcccaaaataatataaaaaaaaaaattatttataaaaataatttaaaatataattttaaaaaaaaaatgatattttttctccttccacgtcagtttttttttttcaccGCGGCAtcgtctccaaaaaaaaaaaaaaaaaacgtcatttaaaaagatatttttaattttttccatcaaaaaaaaataaaataaaataaaaaatcaaaaaaataatttttaaatttttaaattaataaatgttgggtataaaatatccacggccgaaattcccatcagaacggctccgcccggactcctacgggagctgggctctaccgacggcatcagaaaggctccgctcggactcctacgggagccgggctccacctccgacatcagaaaggctcagcccggactcctacgggagccgggctccaccgacggcatcagcacagctccgcccggacttctacgggagtcgggctccaccgccatcagcaagtgcagctccgcccggactcctacgggagccgggctccaccgccgtcagcaaaaacagctccgcccggactcctacgggagccgggctccaccgccatcagcaagcgctgctccgcccggactcctatgggagccgggctccgccgccaacatcaaaacagctccgcccggactcctacgggagccgggctccgctctcaatatcaatcgctggtaagctcaatccggactcctatcagagccggacttcacccttgactttgcttgcagcagctcctcccggactcctacgggagccggactccacctccgacaccagaacggctccgcccggactcctacgggagccgggctccacctccgacatcagaacggctccgcccggactcctacgggagccgggctccaccttcgacatcagagcggttccgcccgggctcctacggaggccggactccaaccgcggccgaacctcaatcgacagatccgcaccccctcggcagatcgcgacaacaatcatgatcctgttccaggtcctacagcggattctacgcggctccagcaacggacccattactctctgacaggctgtagcaaacggccacgattctgtcccactccctgcggcaggtgctgcacgatcccactactcactgacagctagcgacaacggacgccaccccactatccgcaacaggccatacgtggcagactatgacaacagccacgagtctaccccaccactctccacaattaatttccctgaccgtgggcggcccactaccagacggttacacacgtcgccatcagtccgttgcctcccccgtctataaaaaggggggactcagatacgttattttttaagctcatttttcttatctcaaaactctgctaaattctccgttcgagcactccattcttgttgaggcagagaactgacttgagcgtcggagggtcttgccggagcaaccccacctccggtttagacttcccttgcaggtcccggcggcgaccgcggcctcctcagctccagcttctccggcgcaggcggatttttgcaccaacaggattggcgctagaagaagggcgcgaatcttcgcagcacccttgttcttaaaggagcgctcaacggatccgcttccggccatcctttccggcacccaagcctcctttccctgtccgatgccttctcgcggggtttctacacaactacctctggctatgaccgccgataaagggtggtcgggcgaccagtctccgcgggattccgttaatgtcgtctcgggggaatcccagcaggaggcgatcggcaaatcagctgcaccccccaagcggcaaaaagtcgaggaacccatagccttcactgaagaagacgcccagggagtccaattccctcacaacgacgcggtcgtagtttccctgaacatagcaaattatgatgtccgtcgcgttctcgtcgacaacggaagttcggctgacatcttgttctacaacgccttttcaagaatgaccactcttggcggtcatctaaggccgatgtgctcccccttgatagggtttactggtgacgccgttcctacggaaggaacgatagctctaactgtgaccgcgggtcagcatccaaagcagtccagggctctggtgaatttcctggtggtaaaggcgccatctgcctacaatgcaattcttggccgtcccggcctcaatgcccttagagccgttgtttcaacctatcatttgaagttgaagttccccactgacaaagggattggagaagttcggggagaccaggcgctggccaggcactgccacaatattgccctgcaaagaagcgatcaagcggatctctgtccagtcgacgggttggatgcgcgcgacgacctcattgaagagaggggcggcccgatcgaggacctaataccaattcctttgaatgatgggaatgcggagcacgtggtgttgattggctccaacctggaggaggaggtgcggacgcatctcacggactttctccgaaggaatgcggacgttttcgcatgggtcccggcggatatgccggggatcgagacAGAAgttatggaacatcatctggcggtcgaccctaaacatcggccaacaaaagaaaaaatccgaagtcatgccccagaaaggcagaaggcgatagccgaggaagtggataaacatctcaaggccggattcatcagggaggtcaattatccagaatggatctccaatgttgtcttggtcaagaaagcaaacggcaagtggaggatgtgtatcgacttcaaaaagctgaataaagcttgcccaaaggacagctaccccctgcccaggatcgaccaactggtggacgctacctcggaccacgagcttctcacttttatggacgcattctccggctataaccagattag contains the following coding sequences:
- the LOC105041689 gene encoding uncharacterized protein isoform X1 encodes the protein MEDRKEQRKGRMSVPAFGDWDQKNGLPDYSLDFSKIRETRKQNKMDISRASPGNKDHLIPHHHHHHQSESQSNRSRAPTVDLHRPHQFHQDDQSLSGRKKFMSYFHCCIKA
- the LOC105041689 gene encoding uncharacterized protein isoform X2 → MEDRKERKGRMSVPAFGDWDQKNGLPDYSLDFSKIRETRKQNKMDISRASPGNKDHLIPHHHHHHQSESQSNRSRAPTVDLHRPHQFHQDDQSLSGRKKFMSYFHCCIKA